One genomic segment of Sanyastnella coralliicola includes these proteins:
- a CDS encoding LytR/AlgR family response regulator transcription factor codes for MKVVIIEDELPAAQRLERLVKALRPDWSVVGTADSIEDAVEDLDETKPDLAFMDIQLADGQSFKIFEKTDVPCPVIFTTAHDEYAIQAFKVNSIDYLLKPIDEEQLEQAMQKFESQQQGAQLPDLKALMQEFRSNVSYKKRFLIRSGQRLSFVPTTDIHWFVSEASSTFLVTATNERFLIDQTLDELEGELNPEQFFRINRKFIVTIDCISKIENYFNNRLLLEVAPEASEEVIVSRQRVKEFKSWIDS; via the coding sequence ATGAAAGTAGTCATCATTGAAGACGAGCTGCCAGCAGCTCAACGACTTGAACGATTGGTGAAAGCGCTACGACCAGATTGGAGTGTGGTAGGCACTGCCGACAGCATTGAAGATGCCGTCGAAGATTTGGATGAAACCAAACCTGACCTGGCGTTTATGGACATTCAACTAGCAGACGGTCAGAGCTTCAAAATCTTCGAGAAGACCGATGTTCCTTGTCCGGTCATCTTTACCACAGCGCACGATGAATACGCGATTCAGGCCTTTAAAGTGAACAGCATAGATTACCTGTTGAAGCCGATTGACGAAGAGCAGCTTGAGCAGGCGATGCAAAAGTTTGAGTCACAGCAACAAGGTGCTCAACTTCCAGATCTAAAAGCCTTGATGCAGGAGTTCCGTTCAAATGTGAGTTATAAGAAGCGATTCTTGATTCGATCGGGGCAACGACTCAGCTTTGTTCCTACAACTGACATTCACTGGTTCGTCAGTGAAGCGAGTTCCACCTTTTTGGTAACCGCTACCAATGAACGCTTCTTGATTGATCAAACCCTGGATGAATTGGAAGGAGAATTGAACCCCGAGCAGTTCTTTCGCATTAACCGAAAGTTCATTGTGACCATCGATTGTATCTCCAAAATCGAGAACTACTTCAATAATCGACTACTTCTAGAAGTCGCACCAGAAGCTAGCGAAGAAGTGATTGTGAGTCGTCAACGAGTAAAGGAATTCAAGTCTTGGATTGATAGTTAA
- a CDS encoding ribose-phosphate pyrophosphokinase, which yields MNNQVKIFSGSASQYIAKEIAMEYGTSLGEVNYQRFSDGELQTSIEETVRGKDVVIVQSTFPPADNLMELLLLIDAAKRASAKRIVAVMPYFGYARQDRKDRPRVAIGAKLVANLLTAAGVDRVITMDLHADQIQGFFEVPVDHLFASTIFLPYLEELRKEDLVIATPDTGGTKRANAYAKFLSVDLAICYKQRKVANEVESMTVIGDVKDKDVVLIDDMCDTAGTLTKAAAMMMDHGARSVRAVCTHPVLSGPAYERIQDSVLTELIVTNSLPLRDDKPTDKIKVLSIAPLFSQVMRCLTNNESISSHFLIS from the coding sequence ATGAATAATCAAGTAAAGATCTTTTCCGGCTCAGCATCGCAATACATTGCGAAGGAAATAGCCATGGAATACGGAACTTCTCTCGGAGAGGTTAATTACCAGCGCTTTTCAGACGGCGAGCTTCAAACCTCGATCGAAGAAACAGTGCGTGGAAAAGACGTGGTGATTGTTCAGTCGACCTTCCCACCTGCAGATAACTTGATGGAGCTTTTGTTGCTTATTGACGCAGCAAAACGCGCAAGCGCTAAGCGAATTGTAGCAGTGATGCCATACTTCGGTTACGCACGTCAAGACCGTAAAGATCGTCCTCGTGTGGCGATTGGAGCGAAGTTGGTGGCGAATCTATTGACAGCCGCTGGTGTTGATCGTGTGATCACGATGGATCTGCACGCTGACCAAATCCAAGGTTTCTTCGAAGTGCCGGTAGATCACCTGTTCGCTTCAACGATTTTCCTCCCATACCTAGAGGAACTTCGCAAAGAAGACTTGGTCATTGCGACTCCTGATACAGGCGGTACGAAACGTGCCAACGCTTATGCAAAATTCCTTTCTGTTGACCTCGCAATCTGTTACAAGCAGCGCAAGGTGGCGAACGAAGTGGAAAGCATGACCGTGATCGGAGACGTAAAGGATAAGGATGTTGTACTCATCGACGACATGTGCGATACTGCTGGAACCTTGACGAAAGCGGCAGCCATGATGATGGATCACGGAGCACGCTCAGTGCGTGCTGTGTGTACACACCCAGTATTGAGTGGGCCAGCTTACGAGCGCATTCAGGATTCTGTTCTGACTGAGCTGATCGTAACAAACAGTCTACCTCTTAGAGACGATAAACCGACTGATAAAATCAAAGTTCTGAGCATTGCTCCTCTGTTCTCACAGGTGATGCGTTGCTTGACGAACAATGAATCTATCAGTTCACATTTTCTAATTTCATAA
- a CDS encoding sensor histidine kinase, which translates to MKQKYIQLLVVLISTAFIGLVAIQIYWVNNSILLREQEFNVNVLKALEKVADHLNAESYYVHDPRVDGDQSLRITSDDDALELEFDSKLIGDSVSIEGIHSDELSSMTDSALYSAWGDYGLETSEILDQSGIMEDIIGGAVSLDIFRDLRPIDPAFLDSLIDHELEDSNVKAKFVFGVFNRYHQPEILEQDAEQYREEFFTRGYKTTLFEADQLREPYFLRIYFPHQRSYLLQTMWVMLSISAVLIIVIFAAFTYTIKTIYQQKKVGEIKNDFINNMTHELKTPISTISLACEALNDPDMQRSEKSMRTFIGMINEENKRLGVLVENVLRSAILDRGDMQLKVEQLNMHEIIKNVIRNIAIQVKQKGGSIKTELEATNPLIMGDSVHLTNVVYNLIDNAIKYSPENPQLIIRSRNTEHGIELQFEDNGIGISKDNQRKIFDKLYRVPTGNIHNVKGFGLGLSYVRVVVEKHFGKINVDSELRKGSTFFVYLPAEHEEND; encoded by the coding sequence TTGAAGCAGAAATACATCCAATTACTTGTTGTACTCATTAGTACGGCCTTCATCGGTTTGGTGGCCATACAGATCTATTGGGTAAATAACTCTATTCTGCTGCGCGAACAGGAGTTCAATGTCAACGTGTTGAAAGCCCTTGAAAAGGTGGCGGATCACTTGAATGCGGAAAGCTACTACGTGCATGACCCACGGGTAGACGGTGACCAATCGCTGCGCATTACGTCTGATGATGATGCCCTCGAACTCGAATTCGACAGTAAGTTGATTGGTGATTCCGTGAGCATTGAAGGGATTCACAGCGATGAGCTTTCGAGCATGACTGACTCAGCCTTGTACAGCGCTTGGGGAGATTATGGACTCGAAACTTCAGAGATTCTAGATCAGAGCGGCATCATGGAAGACATTATCGGAGGCGCCGTTTCGCTCGATATCTTCCGAGACTTACGTCCGATTGATCCTGCCTTTCTGGATTCATTGATTGATCATGAATTAGAGGATAGTAATGTCAAAGCTAAATTCGTCTTTGGCGTATTCAATCGTTACCATCAGCCAGAGATCTTAGAACAAGACGCTGAGCAATACCGAGAGGAGTTCTTTACGCGAGGCTATAAGACTACTTTGTTTGAAGCCGATCAGCTACGCGAGCCGTATTTCTTGCGTATTTATTTCCCGCATCAACGTTCCTACCTACTCCAAACGATGTGGGTGATGCTTTCGATCTCAGCGGTTCTGATCATCGTCATCTTCGCGGCGTTCACCTATACCATCAAAACGATCTACCAGCAAAAGAAGGTAGGTGAAATCAAGAATGACTTCATCAACAACATGACGCACGAGTTGAAAACACCAATTTCAACCATTTCACTAGCGTGCGAAGCCTTGAACGACCCCGATATGCAGCGCAGTGAGAAATCGATGCGCACCTTTATTGGAATGATCAATGAAGAGAACAAGCGTTTGGGGGTGTTGGTAGAGAACGTACTTCGCTCGGCGATTCTTGACCGTGGAGACATGCAGTTGAAGGTGGAGCAACTCAATATGCATGAGATTATTAAGAATGTAATCCGCAACATTGCGATTCAAGTGAAGCAAAAAGGCGGAAGCATTAAAACCGAATTGGAAGCCACGAATCCGTTGATCATGGGTGACTCTGTTCACCTCACGAATGTGGTATACAATTTGATTGATAATGCCATAAAATACTCACCAGAAAACCCTCAATTGATCATTCGCTCGCGCAATACTGAACATGGTATTGAACTTCAATTTGAAGACAATGGAATTGGTATTAGTAAAGACAACCAGCGAAAGATCTTTGATAAACTCTATCGTGTACCCACCGGAAACATTCACAACGTGAAAGGTTTCGGTCTCGGATTGAGCTACGTCCGCGTGGTCGTCGAAAAGCACTTCGGAAAGATCAATGTAGATAGCGAACTTCGAAAGGGAAGCACATTTTTTGTTTACTTACCTGCTGAACATGAAGAAAACGACTAG
- a CDS encoding TonB-dependent receptor: MKRQALLVLFALISLVSFGQESPSSVIRGAVVDAQSDFPLPGVTVLLIGSDPVVGTTTDIDGRFRLENIPVGRHGIQVSFIGYEPQVLSNLLVTSGKELTVNVKLSESVLQLDGAEIVAEDDKATPKNEMATVSARSFTVEEAMRYSGALQDPSRMAQNFAGVSNSSDDRNDIIIRGNSPSGVLWRMEGIDIPSPNHFSAFGSTGGPVSMLNINNLSNSDFLTSAFPSEYGNALAGVFDLELRNGNKENYEFLGQVGFNGFEFGAEGPIGLGKNGSFLINYRYSTLEVFNALGIEFGTGTAVPQYQDLTFKVDIPTAKAGRFGIFGVGGTSYIEFLASDATETNLFSSDAEDSRFGSNTGWVGVSHKYFFNERTSSKLVLAASHAGTDGNIDSLSTENGDPTRIFGLDRFQNKYTARLDINSKRNARNTIKFGVQADLNQFNFRDSVLYAPGEYFYESDFEDEASLVQSYISWQHRAGEKWTINAGLHSQHFLLNNSNAIEPRAGVRYKINDRQSLNLGMGLHSQMQPLPIYFNRERIDANTSVIRNDELDFNKSAHGVIGYDNLITNVFRIKVEAYYQYLYNVAVDRDSSSFSVLNAGAGFVIPNNADLVNDGTGFNYGLEFTAERFFNKGYYILGTASLFESKYEGSDGIERNTAFNTNYVLNLLGGKEFPLNEKSSISFDTKVTYAGGQRFTPIDFESSLAQTEEVLFEDQAFSEQYDPYFRWDFKITYRMNKKKTSQQFSIDLRNVTNQENVFMQQFNARAGEIETRYQIGFFPDVQYRIYF, from the coding sequence ATGAAACGCCAAGCACTATTAGTCTTATTTGCACTGATCTCTTTGGTGTCCTTCGGACAAGAAAGCCCGTCCTCTGTTATTCGAGGAGCTGTGGTTGACGCACAAAGTGATTTCCCTCTTCCCGGAGTTACGGTTCTGCTTATAGGATCTGACCCGGTCGTAGGAACAACCACTGATATTGACGGACGATTCCGTCTTGAAAACATTCCCGTTGGACGTCACGGTATTCAGGTATCGTTCATTGGGTACGAACCACAAGTGCTTTCAAACCTTCTTGTGACTTCAGGAAAAGAACTTACGGTCAACGTAAAACTCAGCGAAAGCGTGCTGCAGCTAGACGGCGCAGAGATTGTTGCTGAAGACGATAAGGCCACACCTAAGAATGAAATGGCCACAGTGAGTGCGCGTTCATTCACAGTGGAAGAAGCAATGCGCTATTCAGGTGCCCTGCAAGACCCGAGTCGTATGGCACAGAACTTCGCCGGTGTGAGCAATTCAAGTGACGATCGAAACGACATCATCATCCGAGGAAACTCGCCTTCTGGTGTGCTGTGGCGCATGGAGGGAATTGACATTCCTAGCCCGAACCACTTCAGTGCCTTTGGTTCTACCGGAGGTCCGGTAAGTATGTTGAACATCAACAACCTTTCGAATTCAGACTTCCTGACGAGTGCCTTCCCTTCAGAATACGGAAACGCCCTCGCTGGTGTATTCGACCTCGAATTGAGAAACGGTAACAAAGAGAATTACGAGTTCCTTGGTCAAGTCGGATTCAACGGATTTGAATTCGGTGCTGAAGGACCTATTGGACTGGGCAAGAATGGTAGCTTCTTGATTAACTACCGATACAGCACCCTAGAAGTATTCAATGCACTGGGTATTGAATTCGGAACAGGAACAGCCGTACCTCAGTACCAAGATTTGACGTTCAAAGTAGACATCCCCACAGCCAAGGCCGGACGTTTCGGAATCTTTGGTGTAGGTGGAACGAGCTACATTGAATTCCTTGCGAGTGATGCCACAGAGACGAATCTCTTTTCATCCGATGCCGAAGATTCACGCTTTGGATCAAACACAGGTTGGGTGGGTGTCAGTCACAAATACTTCTTCAACGAGCGCACAAGCTCGAAGCTTGTACTTGCGGCTTCGCACGCAGGAACCGATGGCAACATTGATTCACTTTCAACAGAGAACGGAGATCCTACCCGCATTTTTGGATTGGATCGATTCCAGAACAAGTACACCGCACGCCTCGATATCAATAGCAAACGCAACGCACGAAACACGATCAAGTTTGGTGTACAGGCTGACTTGAACCAGTTCAACTTCCGCGATTCTGTATTGTATGCACCTGGTGAGTACTTCTACGAATCGGATTTTGAAGATGAGGCATCTTTGGTGCAGTCATATATCAGCTGGCAACACCGTGCTGGCGAGAAGTGGACCATCAATGCCGGATTGCACAGTCAGCATTTCTTGTTAAACAACAGTAACGCCATTGAACCACGTGCAGGTGTTCGTTACAAGATCAATGACCGTCAAAGCTTGAACCTCGGAATGGGTCTGCACAGCCAGATGCAGCCACTGCCGATCTATTTCAACCGTGAACGTATTGATGCCAACACGTCGGTGATCCGCAACGATGAACTTGACTTTAACAAGAGCGCACACGGGGTGATCGGATACGACAACCTCATCACGAACGTATTCCGCATCAAGGTGGAGGCTTACTACCAGTACCTCTACAACGTAGCGGTGGATCGTGACAGCAGCTCATTCTCAGTCTTGAATGCCGGTGCAGGTTTTGTGATCCCGAACAACGCAGACCTCGTGAATGACGGAACTGGATTCAACTACGGACTTGAATTCACCGCGGAGCGCTTCTTCAACAAAGGATACTACATCTTAGGTACAGCTTCATTGTTTGAGTCGAAATACGAAGGAAGCGACGGCATTGAACGCAACACGGCCTTCAACACCAACTACGTATTGAACCTCCTCGGAGGAAAGGAATTCCCTCTCAACGAAAAGAGCTCGATCTCATTCGATACGAAGGTGACATACGCTGGTGGTCAGCGCTTTACTCCAATTGATTTCGAGAGTTCACTCGCTCAGACAGAAGAAGTTCTCTTTGAAGACCAAGCCTTCTCAGAGCAGTATGATCCTTACTTCCGTTGGGACTTTAAGATCACTTACCGCATGAATAAGAAAAAGACATCTCAGCAGTTCAGCATTGACTTGCGCAACGTTACTAATCAGGAGAATGTCTTCATGCAACAGTTCAATGCGCGGGCTGGTGAGATCGAAACGCGCTATCAGATTGGGTTCTTCCCGGATGTACAATACCGCATTTACTTCTAA
- a CDS encoding response regulator transcription factor: protein MKKTTRILLCEDDPNLGTLLSEYLTAKGFETTLAVDGVEGLKAFRREHFDFIILDVMMPNKDGFTVAGEIRQEDRHIPILFLTAKSMKEDTLAGFKAGADDYMTKPFSMEELLVRVNAILRRSAALPEDGEVVTEFNIGRFQFDYNKQRLYEGEEETKLTTKENELLYLLCKNKNGLLERNYALNAIWGDDNYFNGRSMDVYIAKLRKHLKPDESIEIINVHGKGFKLLTP from the coding sequence ATGAAGAAAACGACTAGAATACTATTGTGTGAGGATGACCCAAACTTGGGTACCCTTCTCTCGGAATACCTCACCGCAAAAGGATTTGAAACAACATTGGCTGTTGACGGAGTCGAAGGTTTGAAGGCCTTCCGTCGTGAACACTTTGATTTCATCATTCTCGATGTAATGATGCCAAACAAAGACGGATTCACTGTAGCTGGTGAAATTCGTCAGGAAGACCGCCACATTCCCATTCTATTCTTGACCGCGAAGTCAATGAAGGAAGATACCCTAGCTGGGTTCAAGGCCGGTGCCGATGACTACATGACCAAGCCATTCTCGATGGAAGAACTCTTAGTGCGTGTGAACGCTATTTTGCGTCGTTCAGCAGCCCTTCCAGAAGACGGGGAAGTCGTTACAGAATTCAATATTGGTCGTTTCCAGTTCGATTACAACAAGCAACGTTTGTACGAAGGAGAGGAAGAAACGAAGCTCACTACCAAGGAAAACGAGCTACTTTACTTGCTCTGTAAGAACAAGAATGGATTGCTGGAGCGTAACTACGCCTTGAACGCGATTTGGGGTGATGACAACTACTTCAACGGAAGATCAATGGACGTCTACATCGCCAAGCTTCGTAAGCATTTGAAGCCAGATGAGTCGATTGAGATCATCAATGTGCACGGGAAAGGATTCAAGTTATTGACTCCTTGA
- a CDS encoding 50S ribosomal protein L25/general stress protein Ctc: MKVASLSGSSRESVGKKDAKDLRKEGRIPAVLYGGDNQVHLHLPEIALEKLVYNPDVFKIELDVDGTVYNCIIRELQFHPVTDKILHVDLLQMFDDREIWVDIPVRTEGNSVGVRNGGRLAVNHRRLRLIGTPGSIPEYVMVDISNLDIGDVIRVREMNIEGARIAQADSDVVVGVKRTRAAMSAASSEEAEGEAAEEGAEEAAAE, from the coding sequence ATGAAAGTAGCATCATTGAGCGGCTCTTCACGTGAGAGCGTAGGGAAAAAAGATGCGAAGGACCTGCGCAAAGAGGGTCGCATTCCAGCGGTTCTTTACGGTGGCGACAATCAGGTACACCTCCATCTCCCAGAAATTGCACTTGAGAAACTGGTTTACAACCCAGACGTTTTCAAGATCGAACTAGACGTAGATGGAACAGTGTACAACTGTATCATTCGCGAACTGCAGTTCCACCCAGTAACGGATAAGATTCTACACGTAGATCTTCTCCAAATGTTTGATGACCGTGAGATCTGGGTTGATATCCCAGTTCGTACAGAAGGTAACTCTGTAGGTGTACGTAACGGTGGACGTCTAGCGGTAAACCACCGTCGTCTTCGCCTCATCGGTACTCCAGGGTCTATTCCTGAGTACGTAATGGTTGACATCTCTAACCTTGATATCGGCGACGTTATTCGTGTTCGTGAGATGAATATCGAAGGAGCGCGCATCGCACAAGCTGACTCTGATGTAGTTGTTGGTGTGAAACGTACTCGTGCGGCTATGTCTGCTGCTTCTAGTGAAGAAGCTGAAGGCGAAGCAGCAGAGGAAGGAGCGGAAGAAGCAGCAGCTGAATAA
- a CDS encoding sensor histidine kinase, giving the protein MKLLGNKSKYLGFDDRIMVLLGIPVVSFIIPPLFFGQRPESFMEFCPQWGASLFFSSILWAGNRQILIEFRRKFFDKEQDKKRVALTIFFVIFFTALVNFIGFILTPPEDRLEIQGQGFGAGLFVTLFCITIYEAIWSASRLRQSRTEAEKLKRENLQSQLSMLKSQVNPHFLFNSLNTLTSIIPEDPERSVKFVQKLSNVYRCILEIRDKEVVTLEEEFNCIESYIYLLDTRFGASLKFDIQLKEEDKERFVVPLSLQILIENAIKHNVVSRKRPLTIEIFANDEGNLVVRNNLQLKDQEMEGTGTGIENIDNRFQLVSEEALEVIQTSEHFTVVLPLLTISSYESSHH; this is encoded by the coding sequence GTGAAACTTCTAGGCAACAAATCGAAATACTTAGGCTTTGATGACCGCATCATGGTGCTTCTCGGAATTCCCGTGGTGAGCTTTATCATTCCGCCATTGTTTTTCGGTCAACGTCCTGAAAGCTTCATGGAGTTCTGTCCACAATGGGGTGCCAGTTTATTCTTCTCTTCAATTCTATGGGCAGGGAACCGTCAAATTTTGATAGAATTTAGAAGGAAATTCTTTGACAAGGAGCAAGATAAAAAGCGGGTGGCGCTGACCATCTTCTTCGTCATCTTCTTTACGGCCCTAGTGAACTTCATCGGGTTCATCTTGACCCCACCAGAAGACCGACTTGAAATTCAAGGACAAGGGTTTGGAGCAGGTTTGTTTGTGACCCTCTTCTGTATTACCATTTACGAAGCCATCTGGTCTGCTTCTCGCCTACGTCAATCACGAACGGAAGCAGAGAAACTCAAGCGGGAAAACTTACAAAGTCAGCTTAGCATGTTGAAGAGTCAAGTGAACCCTCACTTCTTATTCAACAGCTTGAACACCTTGACATCGATCATTCCTGAAGACCCAGAACGTTCGGTGAAATTCGTTCAGAAACTATCGAACGTTTACCGCTGCATCCTCGAGATTCGAGACAAGGAAGTTGTGACCCTAGAAGAAGAATTCAATTGCATCGAGAGTTACATTTATTTATTGGACACGCGATTCGGCGCTAGCCTGAAATTCGATATTCAGCTCAAAGAAGAAGATAAAGAGCGATTTGTAGTGCCGCTGAGCCTGCAGATTTTGATTGAGAATGCGATCAAGCACAACGTGGTTTCCCGTAAACGACCGTTAACGATCGAAATCTTCGCGAATGATGAAGGAAACCTTGTTGTTCGCAACAACCTGCAGCTGAAAGACCAAGAAATGGAAGGTACTGGCACAGGCATTGAGAATATTGATAACCGCTTCCAGCTGGTGAGTGAAGAGGCCCTTGAGGTGATTCAAACCAGCGAACATTTCACCGTTGTTTTACCCCTTTTAACCATCTCTTCTTATGAAAGTAGTCATCATTGA
- the pth gene encoding aminoacyl-tRNA hydrolase, protein MKYLIVGLGNPGLEYTGTRHNIGFEILDALAGASNISFKTERYGDVAELKHKGRTLILLKPNTYMNLSGKAVRYWMDKEKVPAERMLVVTDDLALPFGTIRIRKKGSDGGHNGLKNIQALINTTKYPRFRFGISAEFSKGHQVNYVLGKWNDDESSRLGERLERSCEAILSFASIGLDRTMNFFNNT, encoded by the coding sequence ATGAAGTATTTGATCGTTGGACTAGGTAATCCTGGACTGGAATACACTGGAACACGACATAATATTGGATTTGAGATATTGGATGCCCTTGCCGGGGCGTCCAATATTTCTTTTAAGACCGAACGTTACGGCGATGTCGCTGAACTCAAACACAAAGGTCGCACCCTTATCTTGCTCAAGCCGAACACCTACATGAACCTTAGTGGTAAAGCGGTTCGCTATTGGATGGATAAGGAAAAAGTACCGGCTGAGCGCATGTTAGTTGTCACGGATGACTTGGCGCTCCCTTTTGGTACAATTCGTATTCGCAAAAAAGGATCAGACGGTGGTCACAATGGCCTGAAGAACATTCAAGCGCTGATCAACACCACGAAATACCCACGTTTCCGATTCGGAATTAGCGCTGAGTTCTCAAAAGGACATCAGGTGAATTATGTGTTGGGGAAATGGAATGACGATGAATCATCTCGTCTTGGAGAGCGATTAGAGCGCAGCTGCGAAGCGATTCTTTCTTTCGCATCGATCGGCTTAGATCGAACGATGAACTTCTTCAACAATACGTGA
- a CDS encoding energy transducer TonB: MNRSKKTNEADLEKKRGVFFYIGFAAALSFVMIALEWTSVEYGGNKAYGEIPMTDIMEEDELPVVRIERPKVEPPKDNTRFIIAPDPEPEPDPDPDPDPEPDPEPFLVEIGDPFGSEDPDPEPEPDPGPMMIVEIMPHFADCENVVDRDAQQACTEKRIIQWVQDHVKYPSHLRDAGIEGKVFASFVIDKQGSITNVEILRTPHKDFNGTVTQAINSIPEMTPGSQQGRKAAVIMTIPVHFKLN, encoded by the coding sequence ATGAATCGTTCTAAAAAGACAAACGAAGCCGACCTCGAAAAGAAAAGAGGCGTCTTCTTTTACATCGGATTCGCAGCAGCACTTAGTTTCGTTATGATCGCCCTGGAGTGGACTTCAGTGGAGTATGGTGGAAATAAGGCCTACGGAGAAATTCCGATGACCGACATCATGGAGGAAGATGAACTTCCCGTGGTGCGTATCGAACGTCCGAAGGTAGAACCGCCGAAGGACAACACCCGCTTTATTATTGCTCCAGACCCGGAGCCTGAACCAGATCCTGATCCCGACCCAGATCCGGAACCAGATCCAGAGCCATTCTTGGTGGAGATCGGTGACCCTTTCGGTAGCGAAGATCCTGATCCGGAACCAGAGCCAGATCCAGGTCCGATGATGATCGTTGAGATCATGCCTCACTTCGCAGACTGTGAGAATGTGGTTGACCGTGATGCACAGCAAGCATGCACTGAAAAACGCATTATCCAATGGGTGCAAGACCATGTGAAGTACCCAAGCCACCTTCGCGATGCCGGAATTGAAGGGAAAGTCTTCGCTTCATTTGTCATCGACAAACAAGGAAGCATTACAAACGTCGAAATCCTCCGCACACCGCACAAAGATTTCAATGGCACGGTGACTCAAGCCATCAACTCGATCCCAGAAATGACTCCAGGTAGTCAACAAGGACGAAAAGCCGCAGTCATTATGACGATACCTGTTCACTTCAAGCTGAATTAA
- a CDS encoding DUF5011 domain-containing protein, translating to MKTTTLFLCAAAVAMVAMTSCGKEEETDTVAPAITLVGAAEIDVTLNQSYTDPGYSAQDDTDGDLTDQVEVNGTVDVNQTGVYELSYSVSDAAGNETTLSRSVTVVNDADFLGGMYSVSTNCASSSWDNDDFMSFITVSETNNNAFTISELRFDLSTTVQSVDAMLDGQSIDVPNQTVDGEMVEGTGEVISADEFEITLSTGNSCLNDFTRQ from the coding sequence ATGAAAACAACTACACTATTTCTGTGTGCGGCTGCCGTTGCCATGGTAGCTATGACCTCTTGCGGTAAAGAAGAAGAAACGGATACCGTTGCTCCGGCAATCACATTGGTGGGTGCTGCTGAGATTGATGTGACCTTGAATCAGAGTTATACTGATCCTGGTTATTCCGCTCAAGATGATACTGACGGTGACTTGACGGATCAAGTGGAAGTGAATGGAACCGTAGACGTGAATCAAACGGGTGTGTATGAACTGAGTTATTCGGTGTCTGATGCAGCTGGTAACGAAACTACCTTGAGTCGTTCAGTGACGGTGGTGAATGATGCTGATTTCCTTGGTGGCATGTACTCGGTGTCTACGAATTGCGCGAGCTCTTCCTGGGATAATGATGATTTCATGAGCTTTATCACGGTTTCTGAGACCAATAACAACGCCTTCACGATTTCAGAACTTCGATTTGATTTGAGCACTACTGTTCAATCGGTTGATGCGATGCTAGACGGACAGTCAATTGACGTGCCGAATCAGACGGTTGACGGTGAAATGGTTGAAGGTACTGGAGAGGTGATTAGTGCAGATGAATTTGAGATCACGCTTTCTACCGGTAACAGCTGTCTAAACGACTTTACACGACAATAA